In Prochlorococcus marinus XMU1406, the genomic stretch TTTTAAGGTATGTTTTAAAGTATAAGGAGATGATTCTAAAAATTTAAATTAAAAAGAACTAAAAATGGATTTAAAAATTACTAAAAAATTAGTAATCCCATCCAACGAAATTAAGTGGCGATTTTCCAGATCCTCCGGTCCTGGAGGGCAAAATGTAAATAAAATTGAAAGCAGAGTAGAGATTATTTTTGATTTAGAAGATTCCAAAGTATTAAATGATTATCAGAAAGAAATTCTTAAAAGAAACTTGAAAAACAAACTAGTAAATAATAGCTTGCGTTTAGCAGTTCAAGAACACAGAAATCAATTATTAAATAGGCAGCTAGCTTTAATGAAATTTAGTTCAATCATAAAAAATGCTTTAAATAAACCATTTAAATTAAGAAAATCTACACAACCTACTAAAGCATCACAAAAGAAAAGAGTTGAGGTTAAGAAAAAACGCGGCGAATTGAAAAAAAGTAGACAAAAAGAAAAAATATATCAAATATGAATAAACTAAATAAATATTTTCCTCGCAGATTTCAATCAAAGCATGTGATAAATTTAATTTTATTTTGGTTTATTGAATTCAACTAATGATTTCTGGTTAATTGACTCTAATTTTGTAGGGGTGATGCGTTTCTACAAAGATAGAGATTATTCTGATAAATCTGTTGATTATATGTTTATTGAAGAAGGAATTATTATGGGAATTCATGGAGAAAATCCTCCATTAATGAAAACTAGAAAAAAAATTGTTATTGAAGAAGCGAGATTATTATGGAAAAAATTGTTAAATGAAGGTTGGCAAAAAACTAATAAAAAATGGTGAGGAAATTCTACAAAAACTTTTTTTTAATTTCAGAAAATAAATGAACCTTTAGGGTATAGCCTGGAAATTTTTTCCTGTTGCAAATATTTCTTTTTTTTGATGTCGTTTTCATATCTTCTCAACATCATTAGATAGTTTGTAACTCCAAAAATTATTAAAAACTCAATAAATCTTATTCCTGCATCAAAGTTCATATGAATATTAAGCTTTATTTTAATCTGACAATTACTAATCAAAAATCAATCGGTATTTATATCTAATTAAAACGTCTAGTAAAAATCTTTTTTGATTGTACGGTATAAAAAACACATAATAAAAGTAATATTAAAATTGCACTAAAGCTTCCGATTGGGTTTGGAGTATTTTGTGTAAAAGGCCCTACTAAAAAAGAAGGCGTATTTTCTTTGAATTCTATTAATCCATTATTTAATAAAAACCAAATTCCCACTAGTCCTCCATGAATTCCTATGCAATTCCATAAAGAACCTTTATCTCTAATTTTTACTAATGATAGAAATATCCCAAGTAAAATAAATCCCAAACGTAATCCTACTATGTTCCAAAAGATCTCATTTGATAAATTATGAACAAAGCTAAAAATTATAGCTTGTAAAACTATTGATATTTTTGTACCATATTCAAATTTCAATTCTTCTAGTAACCAGCCTCTAAAAATTATTTCCTCTGCGAATCCAACACCTAATCCCAGTACAATAGAATTTAGCAATATTATTGGCGAGAATTCACCTATCCAAGAAATATAATTTTTTTGCAATAGTGGTACCAGAATTAGAATTATTAAAACTAAAGCAAATAAAATACCTTGAGAAAAATTGAAAAAGTTTTTCAATAATTTGTCTCTTGTTATCCCAAGAATTATCCAAGCACTTGATTTATTTCGTTTGATATAAAACCAATATGGGAGTAAAAAGATAAAAAGTAAGAAAGTAATAATAGTACCAATTAAGGATAAATTATCTTTTTCAAAATTAAACAATAAAAGTGGCTGAGATAAAGCCCAGCCAATTCCATAAAGAATAGGAATAAAAAATATAGTGGATAAAAATCTTGGTCTTAAAAGAAAAAAACTTCTAATTAGTATCATTACATTTTTCATTTTAGTTTGAATATCAATTAACCCCAGCCTTTGTCTTTTATTATTCTAACTACTTGTTCAAAAAGTTTTAGCTTTTTCTTTTTACTATAATTTATGTTTTTTGAAAGATTAGATAAATCTTTATAAAATTGCCGAGTTATTTTGTCTTCTTTATCACTAGGCCATAGTAAGTCAGAGCCCTCTTCATATTCTTCTTTATATCTTTCTTTAATCAAATGTTTTTTTATATCCTAATAATTTAAATTTTACATATTGCAAATGCTTAAAAGTGATGTTTATTAAATTTGTGTATTTATTTAAAATTTATGCTGATTAATCTTTCAACTTTAATTTTTACATTATTATCTCCATTACTTATTTTTGCAGTAATATTATCTGTTTACTTATTTCATTAGGAAGTATTTATAAAATAAACTTAATTAATTTAAGGGTGTATTATGCCTACTTTTTCTAATGCAAATGATAAAACTGCAATTAATGCCATTAGTGTTAAGATCTTGTTCTTTTTGATGAAATCCATAATGAATATTAATAATCTATTTATTAAATTCTTATATAGAATAATAAATAATTAAAATCATTATATCAATTACGATGGAGCCAATATATGTAGGAGATTTATTTCCCTCAATAGCTTCTTCTAAAAAGATTATTGAAAAATATGATAAAGGTATAAAAGAAGGGGAATTTTATGAAGAACCTATTGGCCGAGATTTTAATTACCCTGATTGGTAAATATGCTTACTACAAAAATAAATTTTGCCTTGGCAGATTTGATTAGAGAGTGGCGTAAGTGCCGGTATAAGAATCCTTCTATTGATGAGTGTGTAAAATTTGTTGAGTGGAAATTGGAAGATTATAAACTTTCTGATAGTGATAAAAGAATAATCGAATCTATTTTGCTCTATGAATCTGAATAACTATGTATTATAGAATTTAACTTTTATATTTATCTATAAAAAACAAAGGATCATTAAAATCCTCTTACAAATTAAGAAATAAGTAAATCAGCATATTTACGGATTTACTGAAAATATAAAAAGGAGTAATTTATAAATGTTGAGTTCGGAGGCAATCTAAATGATTGATAGTCCGCCTGAAATTTAGCAAATTCCAAAATATAGGAAGCGTATTCCTGAGAATGGGATTATTCGAAAATTCAAGTTCAATCAATTAGTCTGATAAGACTTCGCTTTATAATTACTAGCGACAATAGGGACTTAAATTATCGAGAGAAATCCCCGAATTCACGTATTCTAGGTTTATGAGTAAATAGACTTTAAAATATGTAATTTTATATCCTGTTAGAAGGAAATCAAATATCAAAAAGGACTGTACCACCAGTCCTTTTTTTTAATAATCTAATTCTAAACTTGACTTCTTTTTGGATAATATGGATTTATTAAGTGTTTAAAAATATTGCACAATGAAAGATCAAGTCTTGTTTCCTAAAATTGAAGTTCGTGAAAAGGGTTTTTTACAAGTAAGTGATATTCACAGGATTTATTGGGAAAGATCTGGCAATCCAAATGGAAAAAAAATACTAGTTATTCATGGAGGGCCAGGAGGAGGAAGTCAACCTAGATATAGAAGATACTTTGATCCAGATAAATTCGATATTATTCAATTTGATCAAAGAGGTTGCGGTTCTTCAACTCCTTTCTCCGAATTAAAAGAAAATACGACTAATCACTTAGTTGATGATATTGAGAAATTAAGGATTCTATTAAAAATAGATAGTTGGCATTTGTTTGGTGGATCTTGGGGCTCAACACTTTCACTTATATATGCAATTAAAAATCCCTCAAGAGTTAGGAGCTTAACTTTGCGAGGAATATTTTTATGTAGAAAGTTTGAATTATTGTGGTTCTATCAATATGGTGCAAGTGAGATATTCCCTGATGAATTTGAAGAATATATTTCTGTAATACCAAAAGAAGAAAGAAATGATTTGATAAGTTCTTTTTATAAATATCTAACATCATCAGATGCAAATCTTAGATCAGAAGCAGCAGGAGCTTGGACAAAATGGGAACTCTCAACTAGTCATTTAATAAATAAAAAATTCGATTTTGATAAGTCCCAAGTTAATTCTTTTTCAGATGCATTTGCAAGGATCGAATGCCATTATTTTGTTAATAATATTTTCTTAGAAGATGATTTTATTTTGAAAAATATAAAAATAATAGAATCGATTCCAACAAAAATAATTCAAGGGAGGTACGACGTAGTATGTCCTGTTAGGAGTGCTTGGGATCTAAATAAGAAATTAAAGAATTCTGAATTAATTATTGTTAATGATGCTGGTCATTCAATGAGTGAAAAAGGTATTAGTATCGAATTAATAAAAGCTGTAAAAGGAATTCAAAATCTCTAAAAGAGAGAATATTCTTTTAAAAATTAAAGGCCATTATCTTCAATATTTTGTGCAATACTCCTAAGAAGTTCGACGATTTCAGAATCTTCGCATTGAGTATCTTCTTTAAGCAAAATGCACTCGTCTATAATACTTACATTAGTACTCCACCATATACCTGAACTATTGGTATCGTCCCATTCAAATCTTTCAGACATAATTAATAAAATCTAATAGATACATTAAAGCTTGCATTAATTCATCGTGGATTTATATATTTAATTTCAAAATTTAAAAAACTTTCCTATGCACTAAAAGTAATCTGGAAATTTCTGAAAATAAAATTTAGAAATCTAATTTCAGTTCGTATTGTATATCCTTTTCCTTAGAAACAATTTTTTTATTATTTAAATTTTTTCTAAGTCTTTTTCTAGAGCCATGTTTTAAATAAATTTCTTTTGAGATATCCCAATATCCATCCTTTTTAGTGATTTCCTGAATTTTCTTCTTTGCAGTTTTAGTGCTTTTTGGGATGTCAATTATTGGTCTTATGTAATTAATTTGTTCATATTCTTCTTTATTAAATTTAGATAATAGCCATGGTTCATGAATGAAGTTAAGTGATATATCCTTTAATTCTGGTATCCATTTTTTTATAAATTTTCCTTGAGGATCATGATCTTTTCCCTGTTTAATAGGATTATAAATTCTATTAGTATTTATAGATGTAGTTCCAGATTGCATTTGGCATTGGTTCCAATGTATTCCAGGCTCATAATCTACAAATTTATTTGCTAATTCAGAACCTGAATCTTGCCATGGAAGCCATAAATTATAGCTAGCAAAAGACATTAACATAGCTCGCATCCTGAAGTTAATCCATCCATTGAAATTTAATGAGCGCATACATGCATCTATAAAAGGAAAGCCAGTATTACCTGAACTCCATAAATATAGTAATTCATTATTTTTTTCTCTAATATTTTTAAAAAAAGGATGAAATTCCCTAAACTCTAGTTCCGGTTCACTTTCAAGTTTCTGAATAAAATGACAATGCCAAGTTAATCTACTTTTTAACATCCTGGAATTATTGTTATTTGATATATTTGCCTTATTAAAAATTTCTTTTAATGAAATGCATCCCCAACA encodes the following:
- a CDS encoding DUF1651 domain-containing protein — protein: MNSTNDFWLIDSNFVGVMRFYKDRDYSDKSVDYMFIEEGIIMGIHGENPPLMKTRKKIVIEEARLLWKKLLNEGWQKTNKKW
- the pip gene encoding prolyl aminopeptidase, giving the protein MKDQVLFPKIEVREKGFLQVSDIHRIYWERSGNPNGKKILVIHGGPGGGSQPRYRRYFDPDKFDIIQFDQRGCGSSTPFSELKENTTNHLVDDIEKLRILLKIDSWHLFGGSWGSTLSLIYAIKNPSRVRSLTLRGIFLCRKFELLWFYQYGASEIFPDEFEEYISVIPKEERNDLISSFYKYLTSSDANLRSEAAGAWTKWELSTSHLINKKFDFDKSQVNSFSDAFARIECHYFVNNIFLEDDFILKNIKIIESIPTKIIQGRYDVVCPVRSAWDLNKKLKNSELIIVNDAGHSMSEKGISIELIKAVKGIQNL
- a CDS encoding FAD-binding domain-containing protein — its product is MKEINILWFKKDLRIFDNEALCEAIKDNDILPLYIIELDIWSQNTHSYRQWQFCKESLIDLRNALAEIGQPLIIRTGNVINIFDEISSKFLIKGIYSHQETGDWLTYKRDQKIRKWALSKNIIWKEFLQFSVFRRNFDRNNWSKKWKENSEKNFFKAPLRINSINFDAGEIPLDGIFSFKKEKCPGRMQGGRKKGLERMQYFFSKKLDFYSKDISSPEKSFDSCTRLSPYICWGCISLKEIFNKANISNNNNSRMLKSRLTWHCHFIQKLESEPELEFREFHPFFKNIREKNNELLYLWSSGNTGFPFIDACMRSLNFNGWINFRMRAMLMSFASYNLWLPWQDSGSELANKFVDYEPGIHWNQCQMQSGTTSINTNRIYNPIKQGKDHDPQGKFIKKWIPELKDISLNFIHEPWLLSKFNKEEYEQINYIRPIIDIPKSTKTAKKKIQEITKKDGYWDISKEIYLKHGSRKRLRKNLNNKKIVSKEKDIQYELKLDF
- a CDS encoding CPBP family intramembrane glutamic endopeptidase — protein: MILIRSFFLLRPRFLSTIFFIPILYGIGWALSQPLLLFNFEKDNLSLIGTIITFLLFIFLLPYWFYIKRNKSSAWIILGITRDKLLKNFFNFSQGILFALVLIILILVPLLQKNYISWIGEFSPIILLNSIVLGLGVGFAEEIIFRGWLLEELKFEYGTKISIVLQAIIFSFVHNLSNEIFWNIVGLRLGFILLGIFLSLVKIRDKGSLWNCIGIHGGLVGIWFLLNNGLIEFKENTPSFLVGPFTQNTPNPIGSFSAILILLLLCVFYTVQSKKIFTRRFN
- the arfB gene encoding alternative ribosome rescue aminoacyl-tRNA hydrolase ArfB, which encodes MDLKITKKLVIPSNEIKWRFSRSSGPGGQNVNKIESRVEIIFDLEDSKVLNDYQKEILKRNLKNKLVNNSLRLAVQEHRNQLLNRQLALMKFSSIIKNALNKPFKLRKSTQPTKASQKKRVEVKKKRGELKKSRQKEKIYQI